The following are encoded in a window of Sphaerisporangium siamense genomic DNA:
- a CDS encoding NUDIX hydrolase, giving the protein MTLREDARAALARWTAPTPAEEALRLEFLEHVDAHEDAMWRSCAPGHLTATTAVLSHDGAKVLLTLHPKAGMWLPMGGHCEATDATLEAVALREAVEESGISGVRLLPGPLALDRHRVWCHSPYSWHLDVEYGAVAPPGAEYVISAESLELRWVPVDDIPEPTDEATRRLARRARALLPDLPPLASETAPHDTV; this is encoded by the coding sequence ATGACGCTGCGCGAGGACGCCCGTGCCGCGCTGGCGCGGTGGACGGCGCCCACCCCGGCCGAGGAGGCCCTCCGGCTGGAGTTCCTGGAGCACGTGGACGCGCACGAGGACGCGATGTGGCGCTCGTGCGCGCCGGGCCACCTGACGGCGACCACGGCGGTGCTGTCGCACGACGGCGCCAAGGTGCTGCTCACGCTGCACCCCAAGGCCGGCATGTGGCTGCCCATGGGCGGGCACTGCGAGGCGACGGACGCCACGCTGGAGGCCGTCGCGCTGCGGGAGGCCGTGGAGGAGTCCGGCATCTCAGGGGTCAGGCTCCTGCCGGGGCCGCTCGCGCTGGACCGCCACCGGGTGTGGTGCCACTCCCCCTACAGCTGGCACCTGGACGTCGAGTACGGGGCGGTCGCGCCGCCGGGGGCCGAGTACGTGATCAGCGCGGAGTCGCTGGAGCTGCGGTGGGTGCCGGTGGACGACATCCCCGAGCCGACCGACGAGGCGACCCGCCGGCTGGCCAGGCGCGCGCGTGCCCTGCTGCCGGACCTCCCGCCCCTCGCCTCGGAAACCGCCCCTCACGACACCGTCTGA